The Staphylococcus simiae genome includes the window AGAATATAGTGTTTTTATTAAGTTCCCGTTTTAAGGGTTCAGTGCCACAATAACCAACATGCTTTTTAAAATTACAATCTACGAAGAGATTTTACAAAGCCAGAAACAATTAATTTTGAGATTTGATCTGCGAATAATAAACCTAGAGCGATTGAACCAGCAATTAATGTAACCTCTAACATTGTATTAATTGCTGTGCCGAAATGTAATAATACTAAATTTTTAGTAGCATCATAAGCTAATCCACCAGGAACTAGAGGGATAATTCCCGTAACCATGAAGATAATAACAGGTTCTTTTTG containing:
- a CDS encoding threonine/serine exporter family protein, with the translated sequence MFWILNFIFSFLASMFFCVIFDAPRKLYLSCGLVGTCGWMVYTLFYDAFNVHTIYSSFFGSLALGLLSHFMARKQKEPVIIFMVTGIIPLVPGGLAYDATKNLVLLHFGTAINTMLEVTLIAGSIALGLLFADQISKLIVSGFVKSLRRL